In the genome of Columba livia isolate bColLiv1 breed racing homer chromosome 10, bColLiv1.pat.W.v2, whole genome shotgun sequence, one region contains:
- the CDHR4 gene encoding cadherin-related family member 4 isoform X6, which yields MTGVTLGRGGAQHPWQRAPACPKQPASHGHAQTPHLPPPPFPSPSPLCPRAISETSSGYCWDLATWGDSLLFPGTFVRATDLPDLPRVVALNEDVAPGTLVAKVNVSCSNVSSSPNVTLHGIDPGHPFNPIAISADPVATTTFWAEVTLRAGAELDARQVNQYTLTLWAACPGEEEVEKQLFVRVTADQALRCDTPFASVEGDVVRVLADVAPWTPLYAVLPQPLGGLTFRLRNHDTPLMLTRRGLVLAPASGFDPSKDIQTFRLEIEVMDHHGHNCSGAVRVEVLPSRRPRVTFLELQQAVTVPEGTGPLELVTQVRASGDNVRYAILAPTAPVLFTIDEMTGEIRSTHQLEVAHTHLIVRAYNALHPTDHATATLNITVQGTDQRAPSCVPAIVVSQVPETMSPGSTLVTLRCTGAEGDLRYALEGPPASRSRFRMDGSQLQVNTTLDYDSDAADTMGFQFTATIVVTVGGQPPQSTRVPMLVTVTPVNEFTPVCPNGATFTVMETAAFGSTVGRVTGTDRDYPRDSLEYSLEGSPGPAQPFSIDTHGEIRVVGPLDSQRHKSYRLMVRLTDTHNDLDPANRRSCLCDVTVRLQAVPDQVPVCTPEVQELRIMAGVGVHQPVTRVVCQASPNGATLAYAITGGNEDGHFRLEGNTLFYLPGDLAEPRTFVLLVEVWGGPSAPRRSTVVALVVHVTPQSTAVPPSTTPWHTTLRKEPLVITRTEAAWHPPAWFVAVLTISGALLLATLGCAARNLLCSNQDPGKLLLGKSSWDVEEQRGSEEEQGHPQASSPVSVCHNSEGGCPAKAWVGTLGHSAPVLISPPHRGSSMAVPRTRAPEGTISSTA from the exons ATGACCGGTGTGACGCTGGGTCGGGGTGGTGCCCAGCACCCCTGGCAACGGGCACCAGCTTGTCCCAAACAGCCAGCAAGCCATGGGCATGCACAGACgcctcatcttcctcctcctccttttccttctccttctcctctatgCCCCAG GGCCATCTCTGAGACCTCCTCAGGGTATTGCTGGGACCTGGCAACCTGGGGTGactctcttctctttccaggGACTTTTGTCAGAGCAACAG ACCTGCCTGACCTGCCACGTGTGGTGGCCCTGAATGAGGATGTGGCACCGGGCACCCTTGTGGCCAAGGTGAACGTGTCCTGCAGCAACGTGAGCAGCAGCCCCAACGTCACCCTGCATGGCATTGACCCTGGCCACCCCTTCAACCCCATCGCTATCAGCGCTGACCCTGTAGCCACCACCACATTTTGGGCAGAG GTGACACTGCGTGCTGGTGCAGAGCTCGATGCCCGCCAGGTGAACCAGTACACCCTGACCCTGTGGGCTGCCTGTCCCGGTGAGGAGGAGGTGGAAAAGCAGCTCTTTGTCCGGGTGACAGCAGACCAGGCACTGCGCTGTGACACCCCTTTCGCCAGCGTAG AGGGAGATGTGGTACGGGTGCTGGCGGACGTGGCGCCCTGGACACCTCTGTAcgcggtgctgccccagccactTGGTGGACTGACG TTCAGGCTCCGAAACCATGACACGCCACTCATGCTCACCCGCCGGGGCCTGGTGCTGGCGCCTGCAAGCGGCTTTGACCCTAGCAAGGACATCCAG ACGTTCAGGCTGGAGATTGAGGTGATGGACCACCATGGGCACAACTGTAGTGGGGCTGTGAGAGTGGAAGTGCTGCCATCGCGCCGTCCCCGTGTCACATTCCT TGAGCTGCAGCAGGCTGTGACAGTGCCGGAGGGCACCGGCCCCTTGGAGCTGGTCACGCAGGTCCGCGCCAGTGGTGACAATGTCCGCTACGCCATCCTGGCTCCCACGGCACCTGTGCTCTTCACCATCGATGAGA TGACAGGCGAGATCCGCAGTACCCACCAGCTGGAGGTGGCCCACACACACCTCATTGTCCGGGCTTACAACGCCTTGCACCCCACCGACCATGCCACTGCCACACTGAACATCACTGTACAGGGGACGGACCAGCGGGCACCCAGCTGCGTCCCAGCCATCGTCGT GTCCCAGGTGCCTGAGACGATGTCCCCTGGCAGCACCCTGGTGACACTGAGGTGCACTGGAGCTGAGGGGGACTTGCGTTATGCCCTTGAGGGACCTCCTGCCTCCCGCTCCCGCTTCCGCATGGATGGGTCACAGCTGCAG GTCAACACCACCCTGGACTATGACTCAGACGCCGCAGACACCATGGGCTTCCAGTTCACAGCCACCATTGTGGTGACGGTGGGAGGGCAGCCCCCACAGAGCA CCCGCGTGCCCATGCTCGTGACAGTGACACCCGTCAATGAATTCACACCGGTATGCCCAAATGGTGCCACCTTCACCGTGATGGAGACGGCAGCTTTCGGCAGCACCGTGGGGCGCGTGACCGGCACCGATCGTGACTACCCGCGGGACAGCCTCGAGTACAGCCTGGAGGGGAGCCCCGGCCCCGCACAGCCCTTCTCCATTGACACACATG GCGAGATCCGTGTGGTAGGACCCCTGGACTCCCAGCGGCACAAGAGCTACAGGCTGATGGTGCGGCTGACGGACACCCACAATGACCTGGACCCGGCAAACCGGCGGAGCTGCCTGTGTGATGTGACTGTGCGCCTGCAG GCTGTGCCGGACCAGGTGCCGGTGTGCACCCCTGAGGTGCAGGAGCTGCGGATCATGGCTGGGGTGGGTGTCCACCAGCCTGTCACCCGCGTAGTGTGCCAGGCCAGCCCCAATGGTGCCACACTGGCATACGCCATCACTGGAG GCAATGAGGACGGGCACTTTCGGCTGGAGGGGAACACCCTGTTCTACCTCCCTGGTGACCTGGCTGAGCCCCGCACCTTCGTGCTGCTGGTGGAGGTGTGGGGTGGCCCCAGTGCCCCCCGGCGCAGCACTGTGGTGGCACTGGTGGTGCACGTCACCCCCCAGAGCACCGCAGTGCCACCCAGCACCACCCCCTGGCACACG ACACTGCGGAAGGAGCCACTGGTCATCACACGGACAGAAGCGGCATGGCACCCGCCGGCCTGGTTTGTGGCCGTGCTGACCATCTCCGGTGCACTGCTGCTGGCCACCCTGGGCTGCGCAGCCCGGAACCTGCTGTGCAG caaTCAAGACCCTGGCAAGCTGCTCCTGGGTAAGAG CTCCTGGGATGtggaggagcagaggggcagtgaggaggagcagggccACCCCCAGGCCAGCAGCCCGGTGAGTGTATGTCACAACAGCGAGGGTGGGTGCCCTGCCAAGGCATGGGTGGGCACCCTGGGGCACTCAGCACCTGTACTTATCTCTCCTCCGCACAGGGGCAGTTCGATGGCCGTGCCCAGGACCCGT GCACCAGAAGGGACTATCTCTTCAACAGCGTGA
- the CDHR4 gene encoding cadherin-related family member 4 isoform X8 yields the protein MTGVTLGRGGAQHPWQRAPACPKQPASHGHAQTPHLPPPPFPSPSPLCPRAISETSSGYCWDLATWGDSLLFPGTFVRATDLPDLPRVVALNEDVAPGTLVAKVNVSCSNVSSSPNVTLHGIDPGHPFNPIAISADPVATTTFWAEVTLRAGAELDARQVNQYTLTLWAACPGEEEVEKQLFVRVTADQALRCDTPFASVEGDVVRVLADVAPWTPLYAVLPQPLGGLTFRLRNHDTPLMLTRRGLVLAPASGFDPSKDIQTFRLEIEVMDHHGHNCSGAVRVEVLPSRRPRVTFLELQQAVTVPEGTGPLELVTQVRASGDNVRYAILAPTAPVLFTIDETVPSPTVTGEIRSTHQLEVAHTHLIVRAYNALHPTDHATATLNITVQGTDQRAPSCVPAIVVSQVPETMSPGSTLVTLRCTGAEGDLRYALEGPPASRSRFRMDGSQLQPCGTPRLCGTAQLCLTTPVLTRQVNTTLDYDSDAADTMGFQFTATIVVTVGGQPPQSTRVPMLVTVTPVNEFTPVCPNGATFTVMETAAFGSTVGRVTGTDRDYPRDSLEYSLEGSPGPAQPFSIDTHGEIRVVGPLDSQRHKSYRLMVRLTDTHNDLDPANRRSCLCDVTVRLQAVPDQVPVCTPEVQELRIMAGVGVHQPVTRVVCQASPNGATLAYAITGGNEDGHFRLEGNTLFYLPGDLAEPRTFVLLVEVWGGPSAPRRSTVVALVVHVTPQSTAVPPSTTPWHTTLRKEPLVITRTEAAWHPPAWFVAVLTISGALLLATLGCAARNLLCSNQDPGKLLLGKSSWDVEEQRGSEEEQGHPQASSPGQFDGRAQDPS from the exons ATGACCGGTGTGACGCTGGGTCGGGGTGGTGCCCAGCACCCCTGGCAACGGGCACCAGCTTGTCCCAAACAGCCAGCAAGCCATGGGCATGCACAGACgcctcatcttcctcctcctccttttccttctccttctcctctatgCCCCAG GGCCATCTCTGAGACCTCCTCAGGGTATTGCTGGGACCTGGCAACCTGGGGTGactctcttctctttccaggGACTTTTGTCAGAGCAACAG ACCTGCCTGACCTGCCACGTGTGGTGGCCCTGAATGAGGATGTGGCACCGGGCACCCTTGTGGCCAAGGTGAACGTGTCCTGCAGCAACGTGAGCAGCAGCCCCAACGTCACCCTGCATGGCATTGACCCTGGCCACCCCTTCAACCCCATCGCTATCAGCGCTGACCCTGTAGCCACCACCACATTTTGGGCAGAG GTGACACTGCGTGCTGGTGCAGAGCTCGATGCCCGCCAGGTGAACCAGTACACCCTGACCCTGTGGGCTGCCTGTCCCGGTGAGGAGGAGGTGGAAAAGCAGCTCTTTGTCCGGGTGACAGCAGACCAGGCACTGCGCTGTGACACCCCTTTCGCCAGCGTAG AGGGAGATGTGGTACGGGTGCTGGCGGACGTGGCGCCCTGGACACCTCTGTAcgcggtgctgccccagccactTGGTGGACTGACG TTCAGGCTCCGAAACCATGACACGCCACTCATGCTCACCCGCCGGGGCCTGGTGCTGGCGCCTGCAAGCGGCTTTGACCCTAGCAAGGACATCCAG ACGTTCAGGCTGGAGATTGAGGTGATGGACCACCATGGGCACAACTGTAGTGGGGCTGTGAGAGTGGAAGTGCTGCCATCGCGCCGTCCCCGTGTCACATTCCT TGAGCTGCAGCAGGCTGTGACAGTGCCGGAGGGCACCGGCCCCTTGGAGCTGGTCACGCAGGTCCGCGCCAGTGGTGACAATGTCCGCTACGCCATCCTGGCTCCCACGGCACCTGTGCTCTTCACCATCGATGAGA CTGTGCCATCTCCCACAGTGACAGGCGAGATCCGCAGTACCCACCAGCTGGAGGTGGCCCACACACACCTCATTGTCCGGGCTTACAACGCCTTGCACCCCACCGACCATGCCACTGCCACACTGAACATCACTGTACAGGGGACGGACCAGCGGGCACCCAGCTGCGTCCCAGCCATCGTCGT GTCCCAGGTGCCTGAGACGATGTCCCCTGGCAGCACCCTGGTGACACTGAGGTGCACTGGAGCTGAGGGGGACTTGCGTTATGCCCTTGAGGGACCTCCTGCCTCCCGCTCCCGCTTCCGCATGGATGGGTCACAGCTGCAG ccttGTGGGACACCCCGGCTGTGTGggacagcccagctctgcctgacAACCCCCGTCCTGACTCGGCAGGTCAACACCACCCTGGACTATGACTCAGACGCCGCAGACACCATGGGCTTCCAGTTCACAGCCACCATTGTGGTGACGGTGGGAGGGCAGCCCCCACAGAGCA CCCGCGTGCCCATGCTCGTGACAGTGACACCCGTCAATGAATTCACACCGGTATGCCCAAATGGTGCCACCTTCACCGTGATGGAGACGGCAGCTTTCGGCAGCACCGTGGGGCGCGTGACCGGCACCGATCGTGACTACCCGCGGGACAGCCTCGAGTACAGCCTGGAGGGGAGCCCCGGCCCCGCACAGCCCTTCTCCATTGACACACATG GCGAGATCCGTGTGGTAGGACCCCTGGACTCCCAGCGGCACAAGAGCTACAGGCTGATGGTGCGGCTGACGGACACCCACAATGACCTGGACCCGGCAAACCGGCGGAGCTGCCTGTGTGATGTGACTGTGCGCCTGCAG GCTGTGCCGGACCAGGTGCCGGTGTGCACCCCTGAGGTGCAGGAGCTGCGGATCATGGCTGGGGTGGGTGTCCACCAGCCTGTCACCCGCGTAGTGTGCCAGGCCAGCCCCAATGGTGCCACACTGGCATACGCCATCACTGGAG GCAATGAGGACGGGCACTTTCGGCTGGAGGGGAACACCCTGTTCTACCTCCCTGGTGACCTGGCTGAGCCCCGCACCTTCGTGCTGCTGGTGGAGGTGTGGGGTGGCCCCAGTGCCCCCCGGCGCAGCACTGTGGTGGCACTGGTGGTGCACGTCACCCCCCAGAGCACCGCAGTGCCACCCAGCACCACCCCCTGGCACACG ACACTGCGGAAGGAGCCACTGGTCATCACACGGACAGAAGCGGCATGGCACCCGCCGGCCTGGTTTGTGGCCGTGCTGACCATCTCCGGTGCACTGCTGCTGGCCACCCTGGGCTGCGCAGCCCGGAACCTGCTGTGCAG caaTCAAGACCCTGGCAAGCTGCTCCTGGGTAAGAG CTCCTGGGATGtggaggagcagaggggcagtgaggaggagcagggccACCCCCAGGCCAGCAGCCCG GGGCAGTTCGATGGCCGTGCCCAGGACCCGT CGTGA
- the CDHR4 gene encoding cadherin-related family member 4 isoform X9 — MGMHRRLIFLLLLFLLLLLYAPGTFVRATDLPDLPRVVALNEDVAPGTLVAKVNVSCSNVSSSPNVTLHGIDPGHPFNPIAISADPVATTTFWAEVTLRAGAELDARQVNQYTLTLWAACPGEEEVEKQLFVRVTADQALRCDTPFASVEGDVVRVLADVAPWTPLYAVLPQPLGGLTFRLRNHDTPLMLTRRGLVLAPASGFDPSKDIQTFRLEIEVMDHHGHNCSGAVRVEVLPSRRPRVTFLELQQAVTVPEGTGPLELVTQVRASGDNVRYAILAPTAPVLFTIDETVPSPTVTGEIRSTHQLEVAHTHLIVRAYNALHPTDHATATLNITVQGTDQRAPSCVPAIVVSQVPETMSPGSTLVTLRCTGAEGDLRYALEGPPASRSRFRMDGSQLQPCGTPRLCGTAQLCLTTPVLTRQVNTTLDYDSDAADTMGFQFTATIVVTVGGQPPQSTRVPMLVTVTPVNEFTPVCPNGATFTVMETAAFGSTVGRVTGTDRDYPRDSLEYSLEGSPGPAQPFSIDTHGEIRVVGPLDSQRHKSYRLMVRLTDTHNDLDPANRRSCLCDVTVRLQAVPDQVPVCTPEVQELRIMAGVGVHQPVTRVVCQASPNGATLAYAITGGNEDGHFRLEGNTLFYLPGDLAEPRTFVLLVEVWGGPSAPRRSTVVALVVHVTPQSTAVPPSTTPWHTTLRKEPLVITRTEAAWHPPAWFVAVLTISGALLLATLGCAARNLLCSNQDPGKLLLGKSSWDVEEQRGSEEEQGHPQASSPVSVCHNSEGGCPAKAWVGTLGHSAPVLISPPHRGSSMAVPRTRAPEGTISSTA, encoded by the exons ATGGGCATGCACAGACgcctcatcttcctcctcctccttttccttctccttctcctctatgCCCCAG gGACTTTTGTCAGAGCAACAG ACCTGCCTGACCTGCCACGTGTGGTGGCCCTGAATGAGGATGTGGCACCGGGCACCCTTGTGGCCAAGGTGAACGTGTCCTGCAGCAACGTGAGCAGCAGCCCCAACGTCACCCTGCATGGCATTGACCCTGGCCACCCCTTCAACCCCATCGCTATCAGCGCTGACCCTGTAGCCACCACCACATTTTGGGCAGAG GTGACACTGCGTGCTGGTGCAGAGCTCGATGCCCGCCAGGTGAACCAGTACACCCTGACCCTGTGGGCTGCCTGTCCCGGTGAGGAGGAGGTGGAAAAGCAGCTCTTTGTCCGGGTGACAGCAGACCAGGCACTGCGCTGTGACACCCCTTTCGCCAGCGTAG AGGGAGATGTGGTACGGGTGCTGGCGGACGTGGCGCCCTGGACACCTCTGTAcgcggtgctgccccagccactTGGTGGACTGACG TTCAGGCTCCGAAACCATGACACGCCACTCATGCTCACCCGCCGGGGCCTGGTGCTGGCGCCTGCAAGCGGCTTTGACCCTAGCAAGGACATCCAG ACGTTCAGGCTGGAGATTGAGGTGATGGACCACCATGGGCACAACTGTAGTGGGGCTGTGAGAGTGGAAGTGCTGCCATCGCGCCGTCCCCGTGTCACATTCCT TGAGCTGCAGCAGGCTGTGACAGTGCCGGAGGGCACCGGCCCCTTGGAGCTGGTCACGCAGGTCCGCGCCAGTGGTGACAATGTCCGCTACGCCATCCTGGCTCCCACGGCACCTGTGCTCTTCACCATCGATGAGA CTGTGCCATCTCCCACAGTGACAGGCGAGATCCGCAGTACCCACCAGCTGGAGGTGGCCCACACACACCTCATTGTCCGGGCTTACAACGCCTTGCACCCCACCGACCATGCCACTGCCACACTGAACATCACTGTACAGGGGACGGACCAGCGGGCACCCAGCTGCGTCCCAGCCATCGTCGT GTCCCAGGTGCCTGAGACGATGTCCCCTGGCAGCACCCTGGTGACACTGAGGTGCACTGGAGCTGAGGGGGACTTGCGTTATGCCCTTGAGGGACCTCCTGCCTCCCGCTCCCGCTTCCGCATGGATGGGTCACAGCTGCAG ccttGTGGGACACCCCGGCTGTGTGggacagcccagctctgcctgacAACCCCCGTCCTGACTCGGCAGGTCAACACCACCCTGGACTATGACTCAGACGCCGCAGACACCATGGGCTTCCAGTTCACAGCCACCATTGTGGTGACGGTGGGAGGGCAGCCCCCACAGAGCA CCCGCGTGCCCATGCTCGTGACAGTGACACCCGTCAATGAATTCACACCGGTATGCCCAAATGGTGCCACCTTCACCGTGATGGAGACGGCAGCTTTCGGCAGCACCGTGGGGCGCGTGACCGGCACCGATCGTGACTACCCGCGGGACAGCCTCGAGTACAGCCTGGAGGGGAGCCCCGGCCCCGCACAGCCCTTCTCCATTGACACACATG GCGAGATCCGTGTGGTAGGACCCCTGGACTCCCAGCGGCACAAGAGCTACAGGCTGATGGTGCGGCTGACGGACACCCACAATGACCTGGACCCGGCAAACCGGCGGAGCTGCCTGTGTGATGTGACTGTGCGCCTGCAG GCTGTGCCGGACCAGGTGCCGGTGTGCACCCCTGAGGTGCAGGAGCTGCGGATCATGGCTGGGGTGGGTGTCCACCAGCCTGTCACCCGCGTAGTGTGCCAGGCCAGCCCCAATGGTGCCACACTGGCATACGCCATCACTGGAG GCAATGAGGACGGGCACTTTCGGCTGGAGGGGAACACCCTGTTCTACCTCCCTGGTGACCTGGCTGAGCCCCGCACCTTCGTGCTGCTGGTGGAGGTGTGGGGTGGCCCCAGTGCCCCCCGGCGCAGCACTGTGGTGGCACTGGTGGTGCACGTCACCCCCCAGAGCACCGCAGTGCCACCCAGCACCACCCCCTGGCACACG ACACTGCGGAAGGAGCCACTGGTCATCACACGGACAGAAGCGGCATGGCACCCGCCGGCCTGGTTTGTGGCCGTGCTGACCATCTCCGGTGCACTGCTGCTGGCCACCCTGGGCTGCGCAGCCCGGAACCTGCTGTGCAG caaTCAAGACCCTGGCAAGCTGCTCCTGGGTAAGAG CTCCTGGGATGtggaggagcagaggggcagtgaggaggagcagggccACCCCCAGGCCAGCAGCCCGGTGAGTGTATGTCACAACAGCGAGGGTGGGTGCCCTGCCAAGGCATGGGTGGGCACCCTGGGGCACTCAGCACCTGTACTTATCTCTCCTCCGCACAGGGGCAGTTCGATGGCCGTGCCCAGGACCCGT GCACCAGAAGGGACTATCTCTTCAACAGCGTGA